A single region of the Salvia miltiorrhiza cultivar Shanhuang (shh) chromosome 8, IMPLAD_Smil_shh, whole genome shotgun sequence genome encodes:
- the LOC131001108 gene encoding U-box domain-containing protein 43-like: protein MAELIPIGTILGVLSHQIIKISQAAKDIVFEKESFRVLVEHLLDIEPVLRELQSQQLNDSPAARQALESLETNVKQAHTLVDKYKGRARFYLLVKCRHIVKEIQDVTREIGDSLAALSLANLEVLSGISDQVHKLQHEMQRAQFEASHARLLIVDKLNQGISDQAFDKEFANDMLKEIARAVGVPVEPSEITKELASFKREKEEAENRKERAEVFFLEQVIELLSRADAARDFEEVSNQYMQRVKVIQRYDPRKEYIEPFKAFHCCITGGVMTDPVSLCTGTACERSALEAWFQQGNKADPETGELLEDFSRRPNIQLRQSIQEWKELNHCLKIRSCKARLRSGEEECVMEALDRMKELIAENSINKDWISIGGLTDATIALLQSRTTEAVMKKVLVTLKDIVDGHARNKAIFVENGGIEKIVPCLGLDPSISEAAVRLLYEVLLDRSSWNASCCKRLSQKCDAIVPLLVSLVKNASKIAEEILLKLCEEDDNIIKAARVNWFRPLIDKVVRGSVSERISMVKQLVSLEVDDEKMKLLGEEGLIPPLLEMAASGSIESKEVSLHALMKLSTFRANKHLIGSGGGVCLVVKLLSSPHVLPVVTARCAEILANFSANGDGTTFLVDEDGGQLELEALTANLLAFQQNLNSLDVIRRPALRALVGICQSEAGLVKSAVLSCSGISVVLALLDDSNQEIRELAINLVFLFSQHEPEGVVEYLLKPRRLEALVGFLENSEKGDVQMAAAGLLANLPKSETSLTEKLIKLGGLEAIIQIIRLGTGEAKENALSALFRFTDPTNLKSQRVVVELGAFPLLTGLLRASSVTASARAAALLGDLSMRSPELSQVHWKKHGCFWSCFHRPRGAVCPVHGGSCSVSTTFCLLEGNALPDLVRLVQDKVHATAYEAIQTLSTLVHEDSPQRGAAALHEYGAIGPTIEVLRWGSESLKAEALILLEKVFVSMEMVDLYGATARAPLGQLASHNLCDERHLQRKAVKVLLLIERYSRSSTSLVAAITD from the exons ATGGCTGAGCTTATACCGATTGGAACAATCTTGGGCGTTCTGTCTCACCAGATCATCAAGATCAGCCAAGCCGCCAAGGACATCGTGTTCGAGAAGGAGAGCTTCCGTGTCCTTGTGGAGCATCTCCTCGACATCGAGCCCGTCTTGAGGGAGCTGCAGTCGCAGCAGCTGAACGACTCCCCCGCTGCAAGGCAGGCGCTCGAGTCACTCGAGACCAACGTCAAGCAGGCGCACACCTTAGTCGACAAGTACAAAGGCCGAGCCCGTTTCTACCTCTTAGTAAAATGCAGGCACATTGTGAAGGAGATACAGGATGTCACCAGAGAGATTGGTGATTCCTTGGCTGCTCTCTCCCTCGCCAATCTTGAAGTCCTCTCCGGGATCTCCGATCAGGTCCACAAGCTGCAGCACGAGATGCAACGCGCCCAGTTTGAGGCCTCCCACGCCCGTCTCCTGATTGTTGACAAGCTCAATCAGGGCATTTCTGATCAGGCATTTGATAAGGAGTTCGCCAATGATATGCTCAAGGAGATTGCACGCGCCGTGGGCGTGCCCGTTGAGCCCTCCGAGATCACCAAGGAGCTTGCTAGCTTCAAGAGGGAGAAGGAGGAAGCTGAGAATAGGAAGGAGAGGGCTGAGGTCTTCTTTCTAGAACAGGTCATTGAGTTGCTTTCTCGTGCAGATGCTGCCAGGGATTTTGAGGAGGTGAGCAACCAGTATATGCAGCGGGTGAAGGTCATCCAACGCTACGATCCAAGAAAAGAATACATAGAGCCGTTCAAGGCTTTCCACTGTTGCATAACCGGCGGTGTGATGACTGATCCGGTGAGCCTCTGCACGGGGACCGCGTGTGAGAGGTCGGCCCTTGAAGCGTGGTTCCAGCAGGGCAACAAGGCTGACCCGGAGACGGGGGAACTTCTTGAAGATTTCTCACGGAGGCCTAATATTCAGCTGAGGCAGTCCATACAGGAATGGAAAGAGCTGAATCACTGCCTCAAGATTAGGTCTTGCAAGGCGAGGCTGAGGTCGGGGGAGGAGGAGTGTGTCATGGAGGCTCTTGATCGGATGAAGGAGCTCATTGCAGAGAACTCGATCAACAAGGATTGGATCTCAATTGGAGGGCTGACGGACGCTACCATCGCCTTGCTCCAGAGCAGGACCACTGAAGCTGTGATGAAGAAGGTGTTGGTGACCTTGAAGGACATCGTAGATGGCCATGCTAGAAACAAG GCGATCTTCGTAGAGAATGGAGGAATCGAGAAGATTGTGCCGTGCTTAGGATTGGATCCGAGCATATCAGAGGCTGCAGTGAGGCTGCTGTACGAGGTTTTGCTCGATCGATCGAGCTGGAACGCGTCGTGCTGCAAGAGGCTCTCTCAGAAATGTGATGCAATAGTCCCACTTCTTGTTTCTCTTGTTAAGAATGCATCAAAAATAGCAGAGGAAATACTGTTGAAACTTTGTGAAGAAGATGATAACATTATCAAGGCTGCTAGAGTAAACTGGTTCAGACCATTAATAGATAAGGTGGTACGAG GATCAGTATCAGAAAGAATCTCAATGGTAAAACAACTTGTTAGCCTAGAAGTTGATGATGAGAAGATGAAGTTACTTGGTGAGGAGGGGCTGATTCCGCCCCTGCTGGAGATGGCGGCATCCGGAAGCATAGAGTCCAAGGAGGTTTCGCTGCACGCTCTCATGAAGTTGTCTACCTTCCGGGCCAACAAACACCTCATCGGTAGTGGTGGTGGCGTTTGTCTCGTGGTGAAGCTGCTCTCCTCGCCTCACGTGCTCCCCGTGGTCACTGCAAGATGTGCTGAGATTCTTGCCAACTTCTCGGCCAACGGGGATGGAACCACGTTTCTGGTGGACGAAGATGGAGGCCAGCTCGAGCTAGAGGCGCTCACTGCCAATTTGCTCGCGTTCCAACAGAATCTCAACTCGCTAGACGTTATCAGGAGGCCGGCCCTACGCGCCCTTGTTGGGATCTGTCAATCCGAGGCCGGGCTGGTGAAGTCTGCGGTACTTTCCTGTAGTGGTATTTCCGTTGTTCTTGCTCTGCTCGACGACTCCAACCAGGAGATACGCGAACTGGCGATCAACCTCGTGTTCCTTTTCTCACAGCACGAGCCGGAGGGAGTGGTGGAGTATCTCCTTAAGCCTAGGCGCCTCGAGGCTCTGGTCGGATTCCTTGAGAATTCTGAGAAGGGTGACGTGCAGATGGCTGCAGCCGGTCTGCTCGCCAACCTCCCCAAGTCGGAAACGTCGCTAACGGAGAAACTAATCAAGCTAGGAGGGCTGGAGGCAATAATCCAGATCATAAGATTAGGGACAGGGGAAGCCAAGGAGAATGCTCTGAGTGCATTGTTTAGGTTCACCGATCCTACGAACCTCAAGTCACAGCGCGTCGTGGTTGAGTTGGGCGCGTTCCCTCTCCTCACAGGGCTTCTCAGAGCCAGTTCAGTCACAGCTAGTGCGAGAGCTGCAGCTCTGCTAGGCGACCTCTCCATGCGCAGTCCTGAGCTGAGCCAAGTGCACTGGAAGAAGCATGGCTGCTTCTGGTCGTGCTTTCATCGGCCACGAGGTGCAGTGTGCCCGGTGCACGGAGGCTCCTGCAGTGTCAGCACGACGTTCTGTTTGCTGGAGGGGAATGCGTTGCCTGATCTGGTCCGGCTTGTGCAGGATAAGGTCCACGCCACGGCCTATGAGGCGATCCAGACGCTGTCAACCCTTGTTCATGAGGATTCACCTCAGAGAGGGGCGGCGGCGCTGCATGAGTACGGGGCAATCGGGCCAACAATAGAGGTGTTGAGATGGGGTTCGGAGTCGCTGAAAGCAGAGGCGCTGATCCTGTTGGAGAAAGTTTTCGTGTCGATGGAGATGGTGGACTTGTACGGTGCGACGGCAAGAGCGCCTCTAGGGCAACTTGCTTCTCACAATTTATGTGATGAGAGGCATCTGCAGCGGAAGGCAGTTAAGGTGCTGCTTCTCATCGAGCGTTACTCCAGATCGTCTACATCTCTTGTAGCAGCTATAACTGATTGA
- the LOC131001109 gene encoding armadillo repeat-containing protein LFR: MQKREQNKLGGAAGGSAPPAAKRGRPIGSGSNSAALSAAATAAAAASGDTIAPSTLLGPSLQVHSAFAEQNNKRIVMALQSGLKSELTWALNALTLLSFKEKDEVRKDATPLARIPGLLDALLQVIDDWRDIALPRVLAKTPRARLLGANSAVTGFGSEYETVNTGDSVPHPTAGSGSSNKDLSAQKSSSKSRPSGWWFEEDGLFNLDDEGRAEKQQCAVAASNIIRNFSFMAENELAMGQNRHCLETMFQCLEDYVTEDEELVTNALETIMNLGPLLDLRIFSSSKPSFIKMTEKRALQAIMGMLGSAVRGWHCAAAELLGRMILNPDNESFLMPFAPQIYKRLVDIISFPAGDAQAAAVGALYNLAEVNMDCRLKLASERWAVDRLLKVIKTPHPVPEVCRKAALILENLVLEPQNKPVLLAYENAFAEMVFSETRYADTFARILHELTSRPSNKIASARGIWGM; encoded by the exons atgcaaaAGAGAGAGCAAAACAAGCTGGGCGGAGCTGCGGGCGGCTCCGCCCCTCCCGCCGCCAAGAGAGGCCGTCCTATAGGCAGTGGAAGCAACAGCGCCGCTTTATCTGCCGCAGCCACAGCTGCGGCTGCGGCTTCCGGTGATACTATCGCACCCTCCACCCTCCTCGGCCCCTCGCTCCAGGTCCACTCCGCCTTCGCCG AGCAGAATAACAAAAGGATAGTTATGGCTCTTCAAAGTGGATTGAAGAGTGAGTTGACATGGGCATTGAATGCTCTCACATTGCTTTCGTTCAAAGAGAAAGATGAAGTCAGAAAAGATGCAACTCCTCTTGCCCGGATTCCTGGATTGCTTGATGCTCTACTTCAAGTT ATAGATGACTGGCGTGACATAGCTCTACCAAGAGTTCTCGCAAAGACACCAAGGGCGAGACTGCTGGGTGCTAATTCTGCTGTTACTGGATTTGGGAGTGAATACGAGACTGTCAATACCGGTGATTCTGTTCCACATCCTAC TGCTGGGTCTGGTTCTTCAAATAAGGATCTGTCTGCACAAAAGAGTAGTTCGAAGTCTCGCCCTTCAGGTTGGTGGTTCGAGGAAGATGGCCTCTTTAATCTTGATGATGAAGGGCGGGCAGAAAAACAGCAGTGTGCTGTAGCTGCTTCAAATATAATTAGGAACTTTTCTTTTATGGCTGAGAATGAACTTGCAATGGGTCAGAATCGTCACTGTCTTGAAACAATGTTCCAGTGTTTGGAAGATTATGTTACAG AGGATGAAGAACTCGTCACAAATGCCCTTGAGACAATCATGAATTTGGGCCCATTGCTAGACCTTCGGATATTTAGCTCATCAAAGCCTTCGTTCATCAAAATGAC AGAAAAACGTGCACTCCAGGCCATCATGGGGATGCTCGGATCTGCTGTTAGAGGCTGGCATTGTGCAGCTGCTGAACTGCTTGGCCGCATGATACTCAACCCTGACAACGAATCTTTCCTCATGCCGTTTGCTCCACAG ATATACAAGCGATTGGTTGATATTATTAGCTTCCCAGCTGGCGATGCTCAAGCAGCAGCTGTTGGTGCGCTATACAACCTTGCAGAAGTTAACATGGACTGTCGGCTGAAACTAGCTAGTGAGAGATG GGCAGTTGATCGGCTTCTCAAGGTGATTAAGACACCACATCCTGTGCCAGAAGTTTGCAGAAAAGCAGCGTTGATTCTGGAGAATCTCGTGCTGGAGCCACAGAACAAGCCTGTGCTGCTAGCGTACGAGAATGCATTTGCAGAGATGGTCTTCTCCGAAACAAGGTACGCTGACACATTTGCTCGGATATTACATGAATTGACGTCTCGACCCAGCAACAAAATTGCGTCTGCTCGTGGTATTTGGGGCATGTAA
- the LOC131001106 gene encoding major allergen Pru ar 1-like, whose product MGVSTFSDEYISPIAPSRIFKASIVDSHNLIPKLLPQAIKSIEFTQGDGGAGSIKQINFAEGSPLKCVKYRVDELDEKTLTYCYTLVEGDALAEKLEKITYEVKFEESGDGGSISKVTSKYYTAGDFTLKEEEVKAGKERVLGMYKAVEAFLIQNPDAYV is encoded by the exons ATGGGTGTGAGCACATTCAGTGATGAATACATTTCCCCAATTGCCCCATCGAGGATCTTCAAGGCGTCGATCGTCGATTCTCACAACTTGATCCCGAAGCTCCTGCCGCAAGCCATCAAAAGCATTGAGTTCACACAGGGTGATGGAGGTGCTGGGAGCATCAAGCAGATCAACTTTGCTGAAG GTAGCCCTCTCAAGTGTGTGAAGTACCGTGTGGACGAACTGGACGAGAAGACGCTTACTTATTGCTACACGTTGGTGGAAGGCGATGCTTTGGCGGAAAAACTGGAGAAGATAACCTACGAGGTTAAGTTTGAGGAGTCGGGCGATGGTGGCTCGATTTCCAAGGTTACGAGCAAGTACTACACTGCTGGGGACTTCACTCTCAAGGAGGAGGAAGTGAAGGCAGGCAAAGAGAGGGTTTTGGGGATGTACAAGGCTGTTGAAGCTTTCCTCATTCAGAACCCAGATGCCTATGTTTGA
- the LOC131001110 gene encoding uncharacterized protein LOC131001110, producing MPFPMRILPIDAIRQDVVKPPVLKSRLKRLFDRPFNSVLRNSSADKQAAGGEKDGGVAPEFEPSSVCLDKMVQNFIEDNSEKQSFTSAVKCGRHRCNCFNGKSNDSSDDEFDFFSDSLAVNSSFTDPCDSLKSLIPCASVAERNLLADTSRIVEKNNKTCKRNDELRKVVTDCLIALGYNASVCKSKWEKTSSVPAGEHEYIDVITEGGERLIIDVDFRSEFEIARSTSGYKSILQCLPSIFVGKSERLLQIISIASEAARQSLKKKGMHIAPWRKAEYVKSKWLGPHTRIPAVNSAVQKPDDDPRPEPEVIEFLENERGELDLIFGEETSSSLSPESGMEKPSSPVMFSGEISQSVTWQLPELRPKSLERGNKVVVTGLAALLKEKL from the exons ATGCCTTTTCCGATGAGAATCCTGCCGATCGATGCGATCCGGCAGGACGTCGTCAAGCCACCGGTGTTGAAATCGCGGCTGAAGCGGCTTTTCGACCGTCCGTTCAACAGTGTTCTGAGGAATTCATCAGCTGATAAGCAGGCAGCCGGAGGAGAGAAGGACGGTGGCGTGGCGCCGGAATTCGAACCAAGCTCCGTCTGTTTGGATAAAATGGTTCAGAATTTCATCGAAGACAACAGCGAGAAGCAATCGTTCACCTCCGCTGTGAAATGCGGCCGTCACCGCTGCAACTGCTTCAACGGCAAGAGCAACGACAGCTCCGACGACGAGTTCGATTTCTTCTCGGACTCGTTAGCAGTGAATTCTTCTTTCACCGATCCCTGCGATAGTCTCAAG AGTTTGATTCCCTGCGCGAGCGTGGCGGAGAGAAATTTACTGGCAGACACTTCGAGAATCGTCGAAAAGAACAACAAAACTTGTAAAAGGAATGACGAATTGAGAAAAGTCGTCACCGATTGCCTAATTGCTCTTGGATACAACGCCTCTGTTTGCAAATCCAAATGGGAAAAAACTTCTTCAGTTCCAGCTG GCGAGCACGAATACATCGATGTGATAACTGAAGGCGGCGAGAGGCTGATAATCGACGTGGATTTCCGATCGGAGTTCGAGATCGCACGATCAACAAGCGGTTACAAGTCGATCCTGCAGTGTCTGCCGTCGATTTTCGTCGGAAAATCCGAGCGGCTACTGCAGATCATCTCGATTGCGTCGGAAGCCGCCAGGCAGAGCCTGAAGAAGAAAGGCATGCATATCGCGCCGTGGCGCAAAGCCGAATACGTCAAGTCTAAATGGCTCGGCCCTCACACACGCATCCCAGCCGTAAACAGCGCCGTTCAGAAGCCTGACGACGATCCCCGACCTGAACCCGAAGTTATCGAATTTCTAGAAAACGAGAGAGGAGAGCTGGACCTGATTTTCGGGGAGGAAACGTCGTCGTCGCTCTCGCCCGAGTCTGGTATGGAGAAACCGAGTTCGCCGGTGATGTTCTCCGGCGAAATATCGCAGTCGGTGACGTGGCAGTTGCCGGAGCTGAGGCCGAAGAGTTTGGAGAGGGGGAATAAGGTGGTCGTCACGGGATTGGCTGCTCTCCTCAAAGAAAaactctga
- the LOC130998093 gene encoding uncharacterized protein LOC130998093: MESVKKLLILFQFASGLAVNFDKSCLLTVGVDEAVERRWASLLMCKIGSFPCNYLGTKVGGRNNGVGDWKFLIEKVSNKVASWKKRHLSLAGRITLVKSVLQSIPVYQLSLAFIPKAVIKELNSLFSKFLWGGGTQTGGITWFKWNALCLNKDSGGLGFRNIDWGWESSVGKGDQIDLWGASVGGRG; encoded by the exons ATGGAGAGCGTAAAAAAACTCTTGATTCTCTTCCAGTTCGCCTCGGGTTTAGCTGTAAATTTCGACAAAAGCTGTCTTCTGACAGTGGGAGTGGATGAGGCAGTTGAGAGGAGATGGGCATCGCTCCTCATGTGCAAGATCGGTTCCTTTCCGTGCAACTACTTGGGTACTAAAGTGGGGGGGCGCAACAatggtgttggagattggaagTTTTTGATTGAAAAAGTTTCAAACAAAGTGGCAAGCTGGAAGAAGAGACACCTTTCGCTGGCAGGGCGAATTACTCTAGTCAAGTCGGTGTTGCAATCCATCCCGGTATATCAATTATCCCTCGCTTTCATACCTAAAGCGGTGATTAAGGAACTTAATTCACTGTTCTCcaaatttttgtggggaggagGCACACAGACGGGGGGTATCACTTGGTTTAAGTGGAATGCCTTGTGCCTAAACAAGGATTCAGGAGGTCTGGGGTTTCGGAATATCGATTG GGGATGGGAAAGCTCTGTGGGTAAGGGTGATCAAATCGATTTATGGGGAGCtagtgtggggggaagggggtga
- the LOC131001107 gene encoding uncharacterized protein At5g64816, producing MVEVWWTLVGAAIPVLVGGQALRVKARHAEEQRMKSGRGREKSADDIFVCERVCTSKRMLKKVGAFSKDPIPDTCVTVCGVSEVDACADACARTVCVNQHQVPNWNDVCLRRCQNECLKLSAS from the coding sequence ATGGTGGAGGTATGGTGGACACTGGTGGGTGCAGCTATTCCTGTTTTGGTTGGTGGTCAAGCTTTGAGAGTGAAGGCGAGGCATGCCGAGGAGCAACGGATGAAAAGTGGTCGGGGCAGGGAGAAGAGCGCGGACGACATCTTTGTGTGTGAGAGGGTTTGCACATCGAAGAGAATGCTGAAGAAAGTCGGGGCCTTCTCCAAGGATCCGATCCCAGACACATGTGTCACGGTGTGTGGAGTTTCAGAAGTTGATGCTTGCGCGGATGCCTGTGCTCGAACTGTGTGCGTTAACCAACACCAGGTACCCAATTGGAACGATGTTTGCCTCCGTAGATGTCAGAATGAATGTCTCAAGTTATCTGCTTCATGA